From Arachis stenosperma cultivar V10309 chromosome 2, arast.V10309.gnm1.PFL2, whole genome shotgun sequence, one genomic window encodes:
- the LOC130962097 gene encoding probable phosphopantothenoylcysteine decarboxylase isoform X3 — translation MMARSEAVSSVGDNMSVDNGSRKPRILLAASGSVAAVKFANLCHCFSEWAEVRAVATTASLHFIDREAIPKDIVLYTDENEWSSWTKLGDSVLHIELRKWADIMVIAPLSANTLGKIAGGLCDNLLTCIVRAWDYSKPFFVAPAMNTFMWNNPFTERHLIAIDELGISLIPPVTKRLACGDYGNGAMAEPATIYSTVRLFYESKAQQGVL, via the exons ATGATGGCGCGCTCAGAAGCTGTAAGTTCAGTAGGAGATAATATGTCGGTAGATAATGGATCAAGGAAGCCTCGGATTCTACTCGCTGCTAGTGGGAGTGTGGCTGCTGTCAAATTTGCAAATCTTTGTCATTGTTTTTCTGAGTGGGCAGAAGTAAGAGCAGTTGCAACGACTGCGTCACTGCATTTTATTGACAGAGAAGCAATTCCTAAGGATATAGTTTTATATACCGACGAGAATGAATGGTCAAGTTGGACGAAACTAGGAGATAGTGTGCTTCACATTGAGCTTCGCAAATGGGCTGATATCATGGTCATCGCTCCATTATCAGCAAACACTCTTGGCAAG ATTGCCGGAGGGTTGTGTGACAATCTACTGACATGTATTGTTCGAGCGTGGGACTACAGTAAGCCATTCTTTGTTGCACCAGCCATGAACACTTTCATGTGGAACAATCCTTTCACGGAACGACATCTCATCGCCATTGATGAGCTCGGTATATCTCTCATCCCCCCAGTTACAAAGCGGTTAGCTTGTGGTGATTATGGCAATGGTGCAATGGCTGAACCAGCTACCATTTACTCTACTGTGAGGCTCTTTTACGAGTCAAAGGCTCAGCAAG gggTGCTCTAA
- the LOC130962097 gene encoding probable phosphopantothenoylcysteine decarboxylase isoform X2, with the protein MMARSEAVSSVGDNMSVDNGSRKPRILLAASGSVAAVKFANLCHCFSEWAEVRAVATTASLHFIDREAIPKDIVLYTDENEWSSWTKLGDSVLHIELRKWADIMVIAPLSANTLGKIAGGLCDNLLTCIVRAWDYSKPFFVAPAMNTFMWNNPFTERHLIAIDELGISLIPPVTKRLACGDYGNGAMAEPATIYSTVRLFYESKAQQDVGSGAQQ; encoded by the exons ATGATGGCGCGCTCAGAAGCTGTAAGTTCAGTAGGAGATAATATGTCGGTAGATAATGGATCAAGGAAGCCTCGGATTCTACTCGCTGCTAGTGGGAGTGTGGCTGCTGTCAAATTTGCAAATCTTTGTCATTGTTTTTCTGAGTGGGCAGAAGTAAGAGCAGTTGCAACGACTGCGTCACTGCATTTTATTGACAGAGAAGCAATTCCTAAGGATATAGTTTTATATACCGACGAGAATGAATGGTCAAGTTGGACGAAACTAGGAGATAGTGTGCTTCACATTGAGCTTCGCAAATGGGCTGATATCATGGTCATCGCTCCATTATCAGCAAACACTCTTGGCAAG ATTGCCGGAGGGTTGTGTGACAATCTACTGACATGTATTGTTCGAGCGTGGGACTACAGTAAGCCATTCTTTGTTGCACCAGCCATGAACACTTTCATGTGGAACAATCCTTTCACGGAACGACATCTCATCGCCATTGATGAGCTCGGTATATCTCTCATCCCCCCAGTTACAAAGCGGTTAGCTTGTGGTGATTATGGCAATGGTGCAATGGCTGAACCAGCTACCATTTACTCTACTGTGAGGCTCTTTTACGAGTCAAAGGCTCAGCAAG